From the Kitasatospora atroaurantiaca genome, the window AGAGGATCGGCCGGCCGGTGTTGGCGAAGTCGAACATCAGGGACGAGTAGTCGGTGATCAGCACGTCGGTGATCAGTTGCAGCTCGGCGAAGTCCGGGTACTCGGAGACGTCCCAGACGAAGCCGTCGCCGGCGCCCGGCACGGTGTCCACCACGCTCGGATGGCGCCGGATCAGCAGGACGTGGTCCTGGCCGAGTTCGGCGCGGGCGCGCTCCAGATCGATGCGCAGGTCGAGCCGGTAGCGGCCGGCCGCGTAGAACTGGTCGTCACGCCAGGTCGGCGCGTAGAGCACCACCCGCTTGCCCGGCGGCAGGCCGATCCGCCGCCGGACGCCCTCGGCGATCGCACCGGCGTCCCGGGAGTACAGCAGGTCGTTGCGGGGGTAGCCGATCTCGAGCATCTCGTTCTCGAAACCGAAGGCTCGCTTCAGGATCGGCGTGCTGAAGCTGTTGGGGGAGACCAGCATGCTCCACTGCGGGACCTCCTTCGCCAGCCGGTCCATGTACTGCTGGTCGGCGAAGTGGATGGTCTCGATGTCGTGGCCGATCCGCTTGAGCGGGGTGCCGTGCCAGGTCTGCACCACGGTCTGGCCGTCGCGCCGCTCGAACCAGTCGGGCAGGTGATTGTTGGCGATGATCCACTTGGCCCGGCCGAGGGCCTCGTACCAGTCGGCGGACCAGAGCCGGACGGGCGTGACCCCCGGCGGCAGCTCGACCTGGTCGTCCCGGACCACCCAGAGCAGTTCCATCCCGAGGCGCCGGCGGAGCACCTCCTGGTACACGGCGCGGGGGCTGTCCGAGAACTGGGTGCCCTTGAAGCTGTCGAAGAGCACGGCGTCGCGGACCGGCTGCTTGCGCGCGGCCGGGTACGTCCGGGTGCGCAGCAGCCGCTGCCGGTAGGGCCCTCGGGCGTCCTCGGGCATGGCCGAGTGCACCTTCAGGGTGAGCCGGTCGTAGCTGTGGTTCTCCAGGACGTACTTGCGACCCTGGATCTCCGTCGGAGCCGGCAGGCCCAGGACGACCGGGCGGTCGGCCTTGACCGGCAGCCGCTCGCCGTCCGGGCCGCCGAAGCGGAGGAAGAGGTCCCAGGTCCCCGAGGCCAGCGGCACCTGGCCGGCCAGGCTCTGCGGAGCGTGCGGGTGGATCACGGAGTAGAAGGTGCCGTGCGCGACCATGGCGGGGAAGGAGCGCTCGTCCTGGTGCTTGCGGTAACGCACCACCAGCTCGGCGTTCTGCACCTCGCCGCCCGACGGGTACTCACCCCGCAGGGTCAGGGCGCCGTCCGGCTCCCAGGAGTGGCCGGTGACGACCGGGAGCACGGCGCGTTCGAAGAAGACCAGGTAGCCGTTGCCGTTGCGGTGGACGACCGCCTCGCGGGTCTCGTTGTCGCCGCTAAGGTGACCGGGCATCGGGTAGCGGCCGTCCGGGACGTCCTCCTGGACGACCGGGTAGAGCGGCCGCTTCCGGCCGGGTATGTGCAGGCTGACCTTCCAGCCGTTGTTCCCCATGAGCTGGTTGGCCAGGGAGTCGTCCACGACGTGGCCCACGTCGGACGGGACCAGGTCGCTCAGCGGTACGGAGACCCGGAAGGCGCACCAGCCGTCCTGGGCACCGCCGGCGTCGAAGAAGACCACCCGGTACAGGTGCTCGCCGCCGGTCCGCATGCTGCGGATCTTCATCCGGCCCGGCTTCTCGGGCAGCGCGGCCAGCAGCACGCCCTTGAGGACGATGTTCGGGCCGACCAGGTCGTGCCCGGTGATCCGGGCGCGGACCACCTCGACGCGCAGCTTCAGCGCGCCGTCGATGATGATCGGGAGCACCCGGGTGTTCTTGGCCACGTAGCGGGCCGGCGGGTGCGAGGCGGTGCCGCTCGGACCGCCGACGATCGAGCGCTTGCGGAACAGCCCGCGGCTGAAGGTGCCGATGGCGATGTCCCAGGTGCCCTCGACCCACTTGCCGTTCTTCTTGAGGGCCTCCGGGTCGAGGTTGAACTCGTAGCCGGACCAGTCGTAGCAGTAGCGCCCCTGGCCGGAGTTCTCGGTGGCCTGGGGGTGGTGGGTGGTCCGGGCAGGCCGGATCACCCAGCGGCCGGTGCGCCGCTCGCGCAGCGCCACGGCCTTGAGGGACA encodes:
- a CDS encoding bifunctional glycosyltransferase/CDP-glycerol:glycerophosphate glycerophosphotransferase, yielding MDGPGPPRKSRIQLAPRLSIVVPFQDVEMYLEACLKSLALQTFADFEVILVDDGSTDDSTTIAYTFAAQDDRFRVITQQSYGPGHARNTGLAAMHPQGEFLAFADGDDIVPPHAYELLISTLEKSGSDFVSGNVQMMNSTTTWQSPLHRAPMKKAKTRTHITKHRDLLYDRTSWNKVFRRSFWDHEQITFPEGVLYEDSWVNLVAHFRAKSVDVVNECVYYWRRRDAGAGPSITQRHTEIPCLIDRVSAVESVSHFLGRHRAAAYQTYKRWYDESALKSDLMIHLNVLPDADEEFREVFLQRTNDFLDTVDQDLIETLPTVDRLKWTLVRKRLMPELLAVLEHQRKRAPLPVVRRVHRYAALPGYKDRDVPVPRKTYRLSSELALSTGLDEVIWEDDGHLRVAGHAYIRNLNVHKRRMSLKAVALRERRTGRWVIRPARTTHHPQATENSGQGRYCYDWSGYEFNLDPEALKKNGKWVEGTWDIAIGTFSRGLFRKRSIVGGPSGTASHPPARYVAKNTRVLPIIIDGALKLRVEVVRARITGHDLVGPNIVLKGVLLAALPEKPGRMKIRSMRTGGEHLYRVVFFDAGGAQDGWCAFRVSVPLSDLVPSDVGHVVDDSLANQLMGNNGWKVSLHIPGRKRPLYPVVQEDVPDGRYPMPGHLSGDNETREAVVHRNGNGYLVFFERAVLPVVTGHSWEPDGALTLRGEYPSGGEVQNAELVVRYRKHQDERSFPAMVAHGTFYSVIHPHAPQSLAGQVPLASGTWDLFLRFGGPDGERLPVKADRPVVLGLPAPTEIQGRKYVLENHSYDRLTLKVHSAMPEDARGPYRQRLLRTRTYPAARKQPVRDAVLFDSFKGTQFSDSPRAVYQEVLRRRLGMELLWVVRDDQVELPPGVTPVRLWSADWYEALGRAKWIIANNHLPDWFERRDGQTVVQTWHGTPLKRIGHDIETIHFADQQYMDRLAKEVPQWSMLVSPNSFSTPILKRAFGFENEMLEIGYPRNDLLYSRDAGAIAEGVRRRIGLPPGKRVVLYAPTWRDDQFYAAGRYRLDLRIDLERARAELGQDHVLLIRRHPSVVDTVPGAGDGFVWDVSEYPDFAELQLITDVLITDYSSLMFDFANTGRPILFFTYDLEHYRDKLRGFYFDFEAHAPGPLISDSDQLIAAVRDADEIRTWYQERYTRFRQAFCTWDDGHASARLVDRLLGIEPQQHQALPPQQQQRPARTAPLPPHRVLEYSEQYQGSGFSA